CATGAGTCACATTGCAACCAGCAActtggttgaagttgaagaaagcCTAGCGCTCAGCAGATGAGGGTTTGTGCCCAACATCAACAAATGCACCAGTTGCCACTCACGTTTCTTCACCAGCTTCTTGTTTGATAGGCCACGTAGCCACTCACGTTTTCTTTCCACTTGCACAGCTGGCCCTTGCATCATAGCTAACGTAGCTAAGTGTAGGCGTGAACCAGGAGCTTTGTTTCTCCTTTAAACACCTTGCTCCATTGCTTGTAACGGgacctttgatttgaatgaagaaaaGTTTTCTGTTGATGTTGTCCAGaactttcttcttattgaaGGTCATCGAGAGAGAGCTTGAGTGTTTCCTCTAGCCTCTCTCCCTAGCTAGGCTCCATTACTAGCACATCTCCACCCATCCGCATCACATTTCAGCACCCAAATCTCTGCCTCCATTTCACTTCCCTATTCACAGAACACCACCGTCTGAAATTGTGCTTCAGTTTCTCCTTCACCGAACCACTGTTTCATTCCACTTACTTTTCTGTTTTCTCCAGTCATCTTCAACCCATTCCGCTGCATTGCCGAAGCACCTCTTCCATTGCTGGGTGCTTCTATGGTCCAAGTCAGAGGTGAGCTTGGTTGATTTGTTCCTCCACCCGAATCAGCCAATCCGTtcttccatcaagtggtatcagagcttagaTCGTCCACGCACCAAGAGCTAAGCTATTCCTCCATCTTTGCACTCCATTTCTGCATTCTATTGTgctttctgtttcagttttccaatttctgttttgagtatttttgttgcttctgttttactttttccagtcattcaattttagtttcctTTGTGTGCTTATATTGTCctttcattttaatcggtgaaacCTTATTGTTTGGGTCATTTCCAGCTTTACATTTCAATTATGTATTGTTTTAAGTCTTGTGCAATTTACTGTTGCAGTATTATTTCTGTCTCTGTTCAGTTTTCTTTTCTGCTGGATTATTTCGTTTTAATTGATTTGCAAGTGCTAAACAAGCTGCATATATaccaaataaggcaatgagGACTTGATCTAGCCTGGGTTATACAAGCTGAAGCATCAAAATGCAAATCTGATTTGTTTTCCATTGTGAATTCTGATACAGAATTTAAATCTGGTGCTAAATTTCTAAAACTGTTTCAGtggttttcttttgattttggaGCTTGGTACAACATTGTGTGATGTTGTTGAATGTGTCTTAAGGTATAGCAAACCAAAACAAGCACTAAAATGCAATATGCATAGTGTGGTTGCTCAAAATCCTTAACCACTCACCATTTCAGCTTGAACTtctagcttttcaccgtgctaatATACTTGATTTGGTCTAATCcgagtttggtcatgctaagcatattaaatctagcttagatctgtgttttacacttcttagagtcatttcctttgctgtccagtttttgaatccatgaaaaactaaaattggtTGGTTAATTGATGGTTTTTACTGCATAATTTGGCCATAGCAAGGGTGATTTTCGAATCCTGTTGTTTCTGTGCTTTTGGAAAGCTTGAGCAAGTCTAAATGGATGTTTGAAAGTTGTTAATACTGCTCATTTGgtcaaaaatgaatttatatgcaGATTGGATATTTAAACCATcatttttgagttaaaaatggaAGTGGATTAGTGATTCTGAATATTAATCATTGTTTCAgctgtttaagagtttaaacatgtttaatatcacCAAGAAAAGTTGTTTGAATGTTCATCAAAGTTGCTGAATCACTGCCACTCATTTTGggttccaaaaccaccattttagttcattttttataGTGCAGTTTCTGTTTTTCCAGCCActgttttggtaattttagtgtaaaattcattgctggattgtgaaaaagctggttcaatgtttaaaaatgaaaataaatgatcaaaagaagaagtatcaagtgttaaaaagctgttagaaccaaccaatccagattacaggccctgaaaaatcaaaaacacaaaatctgaaattcattggggcattttatcaaacacttatgaaaattatgaaacagtttgcatttggaataatttctgaactgtgcttgtgtttttcttgctttattaATCTACTCTAGAGCTTTGTTAGGATCTATTTGTAGTGCCTCCTTTATTAATAGCCTTAATTGCTTGTTTGTCTTTAAATtgaaaatctggttttgtcCATAATAAGTCAGTTCTGTTCCAGCCTTACTTTCTTATTTCTGGTGCTGTTTAGATGCTTATTGGTGCAGATTTTGTGCTAGGGTGATTGCTCATGCTAGTGGTAGCATCTTGAGGGGTGGAAACTCATATAGCTCTTGATCCAAGTGCCTCAACAGCAAGGAAAAATAGCTTCCTGAAACACCATTCTGCAGtgagaaaaagagtgaaaatttgGCAACTCCactagccaaattttgagacaCAAGCCAAATAGTTGAGTGATGGTGAGATTGAGTGTATATCATCCAAAATAAATTTGTCAGTGGAGTGAAAATACCTTGAAACAGTTCAGAATGTGAGATTTGAGTGGATGCACATGAAGCCAAAATACTTGGCCGAGAGGAAAATCCTGTTTTAGCTTCCAATGCTGAAAAGTCCAATTTCTTAAATCTGATTTGTGCTATTCAATATGTCTACACAGTTTTTGTTTTGGAAAGGCAATGCCAATGATCAAAAGGATTTCGAAAACTTGTTAATTGAACTGGTTTCTATAATTGAAGGTGCAGATTTCAACTTttcaaagtttttcaaaacagaTTTCTTCACATCTTGTTTATATCAGTTCGGTTTCTAGTTTTCTGGTGCTATATCTGTTTTAGCCAGTTTGCTCTCCAAATTCTGTTTAATTCAAAATCAGTTTTGCTAGTTCATTAATTTGTTCAGTTTGGAGCATTAGATATTCTTGCTGGTGTGATATAACAGTGCAGGTTTTCACTTGAAGGGTGTCTTACAGCTTGTGCAGCAGATTTTCAAAGTAAAGAATTGAATTCAATCACAGATTAAGAACCATATTTCCACGTGATTTTGGAGTTTGAATAAGCAAAATTCATAGAGGAAAACCTTGCAGCAGAGTGCAATTGCTCCTTATTTAAGTTCAACCTATGCAGAACTGTTTTAGAGAGCTTTGTGAAGACCATTAAGAGTGAGATGAATGTGCTCTAATTGGAGTTTCATGGTTGCATCAGGAGCCAAACAGCAGAATCAATACTCTGCAGTGCTAATACTGTTCCAGAAGATTGAATCCTCTTTGAGCAAGGATTGAAGGGCTAACGCACCAAGAGAGATACAGAAACAAATTCAAATCAGTGAATACATGGAGCAGTAGAGTAGTTTAACTTGATCCTATTTGAGTTTTGAACTTGTAatctgttttcattttttttagctttcatttgttttcttgtaAAAGGACATTAAGACCAAGTgtgtttggaagagtccttggtgctctctCCAATCTTGGCAATTTTCTttgcttgctttgatagtagacggtgagtgtgtcttgttagctAAAGCGACAAGCCTCACCTAGGATTTTCCTTTGCTTTATTTCCTTATTTCCACGCTCTAGCCTTTTGTTACATTAGAAGTCAAGGTGTTTTAACTCTTTCATTTTGATTGTTTAagtccatttttaaattcaatagtgaatcttactttgaaaatggtcaagTAAGTAACCTTAGACATTCTGGCTAGGTaagacttggtatttaagcGGCCTttggctcacctctcttacctgggaatTGTCTCTAGGAAaaatcttaaaccttttcaaactaagaatccacttttgaaattaaaaagatgtaTGAAGAAATCATGATCACCAAGAGAGGAATAGAAATGAGTGAGCTTAGGAACTTGTTTGCCCAATACATGAACAATCAAAATGAGtgtgaacaaaaagaaagaaggaaggatgAAAGGTACAGTCAAGCTAGGAAAGATATTCCATTTTTTGGTAAAGACATTAGTACTTTAACATACTTAGcttgggaaagaaaaattgataaaatacatcCTTTTCTTGCTAGAGATAGTGAATCCTTTGCTCTTAACATATATCTTTCTAGATTAAAAgaacatgcaagtgagtggtggagTCATAGGCAATATAGTGTcaagaaaggtagaaaatcctCCATTCATGATTGGTATGAGCTaagagcttgcatgagaagaaactTTGTTCCTCCTTTAGCCAAGAGAGACCTAAAATTAATGGGACACCTCATTcaagagggaaaaacatttatgaaaggTCTAGATGGTTTCTCTAGAagggaaattgaatttaaagaaaaacttgagaaactcttggataagagaagaaagagagagactagaaggagagaagaggaattgagagaaaagatagaagaagaaaagagaaagagagaagaagagaagagagcagaagatgagagaagagaaaaagaaaagagagaaaaggagcatTTGCTACTGATGGCAAATTCTACTCCTACAATTCAAAGGGAAccaaaaagggaaggtttccaatcctttaattcttcttcaattatctttaagTCTTTGCATGATAACTTCTCTTCTAAACCAATTGCCACACAAATTATCATTACACTACCCTCTTCAAAATATGGCAAtttaaatcttgagttattgttacccTTAGGGATACAAGAaactcaagataaaagaaaagtgacTTGTGAAATAGGACTTTCAGATTtgtttaaaactataaaacaaagtccttattctaaagttacttccataaaaaaattctttcttggattgatactaattggagatatatttgatgcttattgtagatatatttttatccaGGAGGAAAGTAacaaaccaaagttgtgcttctttatatcttcccgatttgaggacaaaccgtttttcaagagggagggtatgatggaaacccatttagggaagtccattcaaaggagtatcaacttaaggtctaataaagctaggagatcatggatcaactagCCAAGAAACTTGATAAATCAAGAAGCAAGGAAACATCAAGAATGAAGAAGCAAGCCAAATCTTCATTTAGAGGAATGTTGGAATCTTCACTTGGATGCATAGTAAGCTGCTTTGGAAGCTTACATGAGTCACATTGCAACCAGCAACTTGGTTGAAGTTGAAAAAGCCTAGCGCTCAGCAGATAAGGGTTTGTGCCCAGCATCAACAAATGCACCAGTTGCCACTCACGTTTCTTCACCAGCTTCTTGTTTGATAGGCCACGTAGCCATTCACGTTTTCTTTCCACTTGCACAGCTGGCCCTTGCATCATAGCTAACGTAGCTAAGTGTAGGCGTGAACCAGGAGCTTTGTTTCTCCTTTAAATACCTTGCTCCATTGCTTGTAACGGgacctttgatttgaatgaagaaaattTTTCTGTTGATGTTGTCCAGaactttcttcttattgaaGGTCACCGAGAGAGAGCTTGAGTGTTTCCTCTAGCCTCTCTCCCTAGCTAGGCTCCATTACTAGCACATCTCCACCCATCCGCATCACATTTCAGCACCCAAATCTCTGCCTCCATTTCACTTCCCTATTCACAGAACACCACCGTCTGAAATTGTGCTTCAGTTTCTCCTTCACTGAACCACTGTTTCATTCCACTTACTTTTCTGTTTTCTCCAGTCATCTTCAACCCATTCCGCTGCATTGCCGAAGCACCTCTTCCATTGCTGGGTGCTTCTATGGTCCAAGTCAGAGGTGAGCTTGGTTGATTTGTTCCTCCACCCGAATCAGCCAATCCGTTCTTCCATCAAAGAGtgcttatgataatcgattatagcttcacataatcgattaaatgcgtaacTTAACTAAAGATACGAGATTTTTTAAGTATTACATATTCAAAgactttcctaatacatttatattctacaaagtgcatttaaaataattttaacagcTTCTTCAAGTCtatcttcttgcagcatcatcaaaatcatttatcttcaaactTACTAATGCTCTTTATTGGTAACAACATCATTTTGTTTGAGCGTAATGATGATTAGACACTCTGTTAAGAGTTCTATAGTGTtccaaactttttaactttttaccATAGCTTGTCAACAATGATTTATCTTATGGACCTCTAGAAAATCAACCTACttcatgtttttcttaaataacaTTCCTGTGTTgctcaacaacatcatcatggTTCGTAATAACATCCCCGTGCTTTTATGAACATCAAGATGATGTAATGCCCCAACTTCTTCACGGTGACTCCTTTTACAAGTTGATGTTTCAAGTCTCCTTCTACGTTCACCTTATGAAGAACTCTTAGCCTGATATGTAGATGCATCTTATGTtcttaccatatatatatatatatatatatatatatatatatatatatatatatatatatatatatatatatatatatatatatatatatatatatatatatatatatatatatatataacaaacaaatttataaattattaaaacatgaaaaaaaaattaaaaaaaagatatagaTACACACtcactaaatttcaaaatctgacgaagtcttttattgaattttgaaatttggttaaGCCTTCACCAAATTTCAAAAATCAATTAGACCTTCACTCGATTTCAAATCCAGTTAAggactttttcaaattttaaatacaattttaaatctGGTTCACAATCTAAATCTAGTGGAACCAtaactagatttcaaaatttagtgaAATCTGGCTAACCCTATTTTTCCAAATTCATACAGATGTATCCTTTCTAAGTgcatataaaatgaaatttggaaagaaaaatgaaatgtaaACCAACAAATCTaaacgaaaatgaaaaggaCTATGTACCTATGATATTCGGTGTGCAGGGATGAAGAACAAAAGTTAGTTGGTACAATGACAAAATCCGAGAGCAAACATGTGCTGGGTTGGAGAGACGAAATCCAAGAGCAATTTCTACAAGAGGTCGAGAGAAAGGGGGAAGAGAGAAGGTGGGACACTAGGCTTTCAAGGTAAAAGTGGATGGTTGTGAGTGGGTGAAATCAATtatagaagagaaaatttgaCCCTAGTTAGAACAGTACTCTTGTGATCAACGAAAAATTTGAAAGTGCAGAACAGTACTTTTGTGATTAACGAAAAATTTGAAAGTGCAGGGAGAAGACTTTGATGTGCGGGAATAAGCACCGCAAATCATTTTATCTTGAAAACTACAATGTTTTAAGCTCAATATCAGAGTTCTATTGATTAAATGGTTGTATTAAGTATATTTTGCAGCTACCTTATAAACAAAAAGATTGTCATCTCTTgttaaacaacttaaaaatcTTAGTCACAACGAAGAgcaactaaataataaaatggtatttAAGTATGAGCctaaatattaaagtaaaataggTTTGTTTATCTCCGTATATAATAGATATAATCGTTATTCCGCATTGATTGAAAAAAATCGGCACATGCACCATTTCACTTTTATGGTATTCAACAATTATACTAGCGAAGCCTGACAATTAGTCCAAGCttctgaaatataattttaacaaaagtaacttttgtattttacttttaaaaaaactacCAGTCACAGCAGAATACAGGATTTGAAATAAGCACACAAGAAGAGTAATTCAAACACAAGTTATATCGTTCAAAAAGCAAAACCAACACACGGGCAATCCAAAATTAAAGCAGAAAATAAGTATTCCCAATGCTTGGATCACAGTTCAGAAGTCTTCCATTGCTCCACTAGAAGGAAAAACTTAGTATTTGGCTCTTCTGGAATAATCTCCTCGGCTTTCCCTCTCATCCCTTCTGCGGTCCTCCTCCTCTCTCCTGTGCTTTCTTTCTCCTCTGCCATCATCATCCCTTCGCCGCTTTCTTTCTTCAtgaccatcatcatcatcatcatccctTCTGTGCTTTCTTTCACTACGACCATCTTCATCCTTTGAGTGCCTTCTCTCTCTATCATCATCCTCCCTTGAGTTCCTACGTTCTCCACGACCATCCTCAACCCTATTGTGTTTTGCTTCCATATGAACATCACTCTCATCCCTTAAGTGCTTCCTTTCTCCATAATCATTATCATCCTCCCTTCTGAACTTTCTTGCTGCATGATAATCCTCATCCCTTCTGAACTTTCTTTCTCTATGTTCATCCTCATCCCTTGTGTAATTTCTTCCTGTTTGATAATCTTCATCCCTACCACGCTTCCTCTCAACACGGTCAACTACATCCCTCAAGTTCTTCCTCTCTCCTTGGTCATCCTCATCTCTTCTACGGTTCCCTTCTTTAGAATCATCATCATCCCTTGCCTGTTTTCTTTCTCCAAGATCATCCTCATATCTTGAGTTCTTTCTTCCTGTTCGGTTAACTCCCCGACCATCCTCATGCCTTCCGTGCTTCTCTTCTTTGGAATCATCTTCATCCCTAGCATGCTTTCTTTCTCCAACACCCTCATCCTTCAAGTGATTTCTTTCTCTGCGATCTTCATCCCTTCCACGTTTTCTTTCCCCACCGTCATCATTACCCATGTGATTATCATCATCTCTTCTATGCCTCCTTGCTAAATGATCCTCACCATAGCGGGCAGCCTGACCAACAAAATGTGATTCAACATCCTTGTTATAATAATCTCTGCCTCTCTGCTCAGAGGTATCATCATCACGCCCTGCCAGCCTAACTGATTTAGATTCAGTCTCAGTTTTTCTATCATCTCCATCATGCTTGGCAAATGGGAAGGGCTCCCTATCTCGTTCTGTACGAGTTTTCCTGTTACTGTGTATCATTTCTTGAGTTCTACTATTCGGTCCCTGGGTAAAATCTTTCCCATATGACCTTTTCAGGGAGTCCAATGCATCAGTGTTAGCACCGTTCTTCCCTTTTTCTGCACCACTATCTCTGGATTTACTTTCTTTCATGTCATACCCTTTACCTTTCTTTGCTACAGCAGAACTACCCTTTTTTCCATATCTATGATCACTATAATTTCTTTCTGAATCACTGTCACTGCTATTCTCAGAGGAAGTGTATGTTCCCCTTTTAACATTTTTGTCATGACCCGAAGGATGCTTAACACGGTCTCTATCAGAATCCTCATCCTCAGAATTATGCCTTCTTGTCCTCTGCTTCCCAGGTCTACCATATTTCTTTTCCTCACTATCAATATCAGATTCCTCCTCAGAATCATGACGTCTGCTCATTTTTGAATGTTTAATCCCATCCTTAGTCTTATGCTTGGGGACGTCATCATGATGATCAGAATCGTACTCTGAAGTGTGCTTCTTATGAGACTCTAGTCTCTTGTAACTTTTTCTTGCAATATTGCTGTCATCAGAATTGCTATCCTCCACCCTACCCTTCTTGCTGTGCTTaggaattttcatcttctttttggCCTTGACCTTCCTCTTAGCATCACTATCAGAATCAGATTCATCACTGCTGCTTGCATAATTTTTACCACGCTTCTTTGTACTTCTCTTCTCATTTGGAGAAGAGGTTTCTGAATCAGAAGATTCAGAAGAGTCAGAAGAATCAGAAGAATCATCCTCGGACTTTTTCTCACGAGTTCCAATCTTCTTATGGTGCCTTGTATCTCTAAGGCTCTTCTTAACATTTTCATCGTTTTGACCTTCAACCATTTGTTTCTTCCTACTGAAATCTCTGTCCAAAAAGGCATGTTCTGGCTTTGAATTATGTTTCCCATCCATGTTAGAACCATTTTTCCCATCATTCCCATGGCCATCAGTCCCATCTgcattttcattgaa
This sequence is a window from Vigna angularis cultivar LongXiaoDou No.4 chromosome 2, ASM1680809v1, whole genome shotgun sequence. Protein-coding genes within it:
- the LOC108329321 gene encoding uncharacterized protein LOC108329321 codes for the protein MYNGIGLQTPRGSGTNGYIQSNKFFVKPKISKVAENTKGFESDQGTAGLSRKPNKEILEHDRKRQIELKLVILEDKLIDQGYTDAEIAEKLEETRQNLEAAAATDELASVSASDKKVSDTQTHQIAARKEKQMESLKAALGIVSSEFNENADGTDGHGNDGKNGSNMDGKHNSKPEHAFLDRDFSRKKQMVEGQNDENVKKSLRDTRHHKKIGTREKKSEDDSSDSSDSSESSDSETSSPNEKRSTKKRGKNYASSSDESDSDSDAKRKVKAKKKMKIPKHSKKGRVEDSNSDDSNIARKSYKRLESHKKHTSEYDSDHHDDVPKHKTKDGIKHSKMSRRHDSEEESDIDSEEKKYGRPGKQRTRRHNSEDEDSDRDRVKHPSGHDKNVKRGTYTSSENSSDSDSERNYSDHRYGKKGSSAVAKKGKGYDMKESKSRDSGAEKGKNGANTDALDSLKRSYGKDFTQGPNSRTQEMIHSNRKTRTERDREPFPFAKHDGDDRKTETESKSVRLAGRDDDTSEQRGRDYYNKDVESHFVGQAARYGEDHLARRHRRDDDNHMGNDDGGERKRGRDEDRRERNHLKDEGVGERKHARDEDDSKEEKHGRHEDGRGVNRTGRKNSRYEDDLGERKQARDDDDSKEGNRRRDEDDQGERKNLRDVVDRVERKRGRDEDYQTGRNYTRDEDEHRERKFRRDEDYHAARKFRREDDNDYGERKHLRDESDVHMEAKHNRVEDGRGERRNSREDDDRERRHSKDEDGRSERKHRRDDDDDDGHEERKRRRDDDGRGERKHRREEEDRRRDERESRGDYSRRAKY